From the genome of Longimicrobium sp.:
CACGCGCACCGCTGAGCACGCGTCCCCAGCGCACGCTGTGACGGTTCGGGCATGCAGGGTGCGGCGCGCGTGCGGCCATGTATCCGCAAGATGATGTCGAGGTGCGGCTTCAGCTGATGAAGCGCAGACTCAGCGAGCTACGCGAGCGTATTGCGAGGGAGGTGGCGCGAAGCCGCGAGCTGCGCGAACGGACTCTTCGAGCCCGGCCGGATGCTCAGGGACAGCGAGAACGTCATCTGGAATCGTGACCGTGGACGGGATCGGTGGAGGGTCCGGATGTGCATCCGCAGGGCTTCGGCGGACACCCGGCTGAATGCGAACCGGGCGGCTCAGCTTTCCGCGAGCCACCCGCGACTGAGCGCGTACCGTACCATCTCGGTGCGCGTGCGCAGCGCGAGCTTTTCGGTGATGCGGGCCTTGTAGGTCTCCACCGTCTTGGTGCTGATCTCCAGCTTGGACGCGATCTCCTTGTTGCTCTGGCCCCATGCGATCGCCCGGAGCACCGCCTCCTCGCGCTCGCTCAGCGAGGCGGAAGGGGCGGTGGACGGGTGCGACACGCGGCGCGAGCCGCGCAGGAGGCTTCCCGCGAGGCCCGGGTCCACGTAGGTGCCTCCCTCCGCCACCATCTGGATGGCGCGCACGAGCTCGTCGGCGGCGGCACGCTTCAGCACGTAGCCCGCCGCCCCGGCGTCCAGGAGCCGCGTCAGGTGCCCGCGGTCGTCGAACGAGGTCAGCACCAGCACCTTGATCTCCGGCAGCTCGCGCGAGAGGCGCGTGGTGGCCTCGGCGCCGCCCAGCACGGGCATGGAGAGGTCCATCACCACGACGTCCGGCTTCAGTTGCCGCGCGCGGGCGATCGCCTCCTCGCCGTGGCGCGCCTCGCCCACGATCTCGATGCCGGGGCTCGCCTCCAGCATCGCCTTCATCCCCGCGCGTACCACGTCGTGGTCGTCGGCCAGTACGATCCGCACCGGGGTCATGGCGTGGTGCCCCCGACGGGGGCGCGGATGAAGAGGCAGGTGCCCGTACCGGGCGACGACTCGATGTCCAGCGTGCCGCCCAGCCGCGCCACGCGCTCGCGCATCCCCCGCAGCCCCAGGCGCCTGGTCTTCTCGGGGGAGACGAGGACCGTCTCGAGGTCGAACCCGTCGCCGTTGTCTTCCAGGATCACCGAGAGGTTGCCGTTCCTGCGCTCGATCACCAGGCTCACGCGCGTGGCCCGGGAGTGCTTCACCACGTTGGTGAGGCCCTCCTGCGTCACGCGGTAGAGCATCGTCTCGACTTCGTGCGGGAACCGCTCCCCGTCGACGCCGATGCTCTGCAGATCGGCCTCGATGCCGGTTCGCTCCGACCATTCGTGCAGCAGGCCCTCCAGCGCGGCGGGAAGCCCCAGCGCGTCCAGCGCCGGCGGGCGCAGGTCGAGGGCGAGCTGCTGTACCTCACGCGCGATGCGGTCCGCCAGCTTCTCCAGCTCGGCGATGCGCGCGGACTGCTCGGCGGAGGGGGAGCCGTCCTGGAGCGCGCGCAGGCCGAGCGCCAGGGCGGTGACGAGCTGCCCCATCTGGTCGTGGAGCTCCCGCGAGAGGCGGAGGCGCTCCGCCTCCTCGGCCAGGGCGAGCTGCCGGAGGAGCGAGTTGCGCTCCTCCTCGATCGTCCCGACGGTGATCTGCCCCATGAGGAGCGGCACGCGGTTCAGCCGCCCGAACACCCGTCCCACGGCCTTCGGGTCCGGTGCGCTCGGGTATTCGTCCAGCCAGCGCAGCGCGGCCACGTCCAGCAGCCGCGCCAGCTCGTCGAACTCACGGATGATCTCCTGGACGTCGAATCCCTGCACACGCCGCAGGACGGCGATGTCGCGCATCTCATCGACCACCATCTGCTCGGCGGTGAGCTTCTCCGGATCCGGCACGAGCAGGAAGTCCGCCGCTTTGGACAGGACCACGGGGATGTGGTCCAGCAGGTCGTGGTGAGGGAGGATGCTGTTGGGTTCCACGCTGAGCTGCGCGGATATGGTGGCGACCCACTCCCCGGTGATCCGGTCACGGTCGCGGACGAGCCGTTCCGCCGCGAACTGCTCGAAAGTTGGAGCCGACTGGTTCATGTCCCCTCGAAACGAGGGCGAGGAAGTACCTCTGCCGGCTTGGCGAGCTCAGAGAACCGGATCGTCGGGGAAGGAGCTCCCCTTGGAAGAAGTTCGGTGCACCCAGAAAAGAGAGCGAAGGGGACGCAAATTGCGTCATGTCAACAAGATAGCGCGTCATGGAGCATTCGGCAATGCGGCTCGCG
Proteins encoded in this window:
- a CDS encoding response regulator transcription factor; its protein translation is MTPVRIVLADDHDVVRAGMKAMLEASPGIEIVGEARHGEEAIARARQLKPDVVVMDLSMPVLGGAEATTRLSRELPEIKVLVLTSFDDRGHLTRLLDAGAAGYVLKRAAADELVRAIQMVAEGGTYVDPGLAGSLLRGSRRVSHPSTAPSASLSEREEAVLRAIAWGQSNKEIASKLEISTKTVETYKARITEKLALRTRTEMVRYALSRGWLAES
- a CDS encoding sensor histidine kinase; translated protein: MNQSAPTFEQFAAERLVRDRDRITGEWVATISAQLSVEPNSILPHHDLLDHIPVVLSKAADFLLVPDPEKLTAEQMVVDEMRDIAVLRRVQGFDVQEIIREFDELARLLDVAALRWLDEYPSAPDPKAVGRVFGRLNRVPLLMGQITVGTIEEERNSLLRQLALAEEAERLRLSRELHDQMGQLVTALALGLRALQDGSPSAEQSARIAELEKLADRIAREVQQLALDLRPPALDALGLPAALEGLLHEWSERTGIEADLQSIGVDGERFPHEVETMLYRVTQEGLTNVVKHSRATRVSLVIERRNGNLSVILEDNGDGFDLETVLVSPEKTRRLGLRGMRERVARLGGTLDIESSPGTGTCLFIRAPVGGTTP